Sequence from the Nocardia cyriacigeorgica GUH-2 genome:
CTCGGCCGAGTCCACTGAGACCTCCTCGGCGCCGACCACGACGCGCAGCGGGGGCAGCACGTCCGGCACCGCCTCGCAGACCACCTGCGCCGAATTCCGTCAGCTCGATATCGCGGGCGAGAAGGCGCTGATCGAAGCGATTCTGGCCGAACACCCGGAAAGCCCGTTCGCCGGCAGCCCGAACGTCGCGCTCGGCACCGCCAAGCTGGTGTGCCTGTCCGACGAGATGGCCAACACCCCGGTCGCCGAGGCCGCGGGCATCGTCGAGCCCTGAGCCGACGACCCTCCCGAACGCGGGTGCACCCAAGGGTGTGCCCGCGTTCGTGGTTTCTGGGCAGAATGGTTCTCGATGGCTGATTTGGCTCTTACCGCGCGTCTGAATCCTTCTGCCGCCGATGCCCGCCGCGGCGTGGTGCGGTTGCATGCCGAGGTGCTGACCGCCCTCGGTTTGCGGGAATGGGATGGGATCACCCTGGTCGGTTCCCGGAGGACGGCGGCGGTGGCCGGCCTGGCGCCCGCGGGCACGCCGGCCGGGGTGGCGCTGCTCGACGACGTGACGTTGTCCAATGCCGGCCTGCGCGACAGCGCCACGGTCGTGGTGTCACCGGCGACCGTCTACGGGGGTAAGCGGATCTCGGTGAGCGGCTCGGCCCATGCCACCGGCTCGATTCCGGCGGCGACGCTGCGGCAGGCGCTGCTGGGCAAGATCGTCACCGTCGGCGATACGGTCTCGCTGCTGCCGCGCGATCTCGGCCCGGATCTGCCGGCCGCGGCCGCGAGTCAGGCGCTCTCGCGCGCCTTCGGCATCGCCTGGACCACCGAGCTGCTCACCGTCACCGCCACCGATCCCTCGCCCGGCCCGGTGAGCGTGCAACCGAATACCGCGGTGGATTGGGGGCCGGGGGCGATCGCGCCGGTAGGCGGCAACGGCAGGCCGGCGAGCATCTCCGCGCGCGAGGACTCCTCCGCGAGCATGACCACGGACCCGACGGGCACGGTCGCCGCGGCCCGCTCCGCGCCGATCCCGGTCGAGGATCTGGTGGGCGCGCACACCCAGGCCGCCAAGCTCACCGAATGGCTGACGCTGGCCCTCGACGAACCGGAACTCCTCAAAACCCTCGGCGCCTCACCGCATCTCGGCGTGCTGATCACCGGCCCGGCCGGGGTGGGCAAGGCGACGCTGGCCCGCGCGGTCACCGCGCCGCGGCGCCTCATCGAGCTGGACGGCCCGGCCGTCGGCGCCGCCGAGAGCGGGGCCCGGCTGCGCGAGGTGGCCCAGGCGGTGGCGGAGGTGAGTTCCGGGCAGGGCGGGATCTTGCTCATCACCGACATCGATGCGCTGCTGCCCGCGACCGCCGATCCGGTGGCGACGCTGATCCTGGATCAGTTGCGCGCGGCCATCGCCGAACCGTGCGTCGCCTTCCTGGCCACCACCGCGCATCCGGCGGCACTCGATTCCCGGCTGCGCGCCCCTGACCTATGTGACCGCGAGATCGCTTTGACGCTGCCGACCGCGGCTGTGCGCCGGTCGCTGCTGGAGCAGTTGCTGCGCAAGGTGCCGACCGGCGATCTGAAACTCGACGAGATCGCCGCCAAGACACCCGGTTTCGTGGTATCGGATCTGGCCGCGCTGTGCCGGGAGGCGGCCCTGCGCGCGGCCTCGCGGGCCAATCGCGAGCAGACCGAACCGCAGTTGTCGCAGGACGACCTGGCGGGCGCGCTCGAGGTGATCCGGCCGCTGTCGCGTTCGGGCATGGAAGAGCTGGCCATCGGCAGCCTCGGGCTCGACGACGTCGGCGATATGGCCGAGACCAAACAGGCCCTCACCGAGACGGTGCTGTGGCCGCTGCGGCATCCGGATTCCTTCGCCCGCCTCGGCATCGAGCCGCCGCGCGGGGTACTGCTGTACGGCCCGCCCGGCTGCGGAAAGACCTATCTGGTCCGCGCGCTGGCCGGATCCGGGCAGCTCAGCGTGCACGCGGTCAAGGGCGCGGAGCTGATGGACAAGTGGGTCGGCTCCTCCGAGCGGGCGGTGCGCGAGCTGTTCCAGCGGGCGCGGGATTCGGCGCCGTCGCTGATCTTCCTGGACGAGGTCGACGCGCTGGCCCCGCGCCGCGGGCAGAGTTCGGACTCCGGCGTCGGCGATCGGGTGGTGGCGGCGCTGCTCACCGAACTCGACGGCGTGGAACCGCTGCGCGAGGTGGTCGTCCTCGGCGCCACCAACCGGCCCGAACTGATCGATCCCGCGCTGCTGCGGCCGGGACGGTTGGAGCGGCTGGTGTTCGTGCCGCCGCCCGATGCCGAGGCCCGGCTGGCGATCCTGAAGACGACAGGCCGGTCGGTGCCGCTGGCCGACGACGTCGACCTGGCCGCGCTGGCCGAGGACCTCGACGGCTACTCCGCCGCCGACTGTGCCGCGCTGCTGCGCGAGGCGGCGCTGGCGGCGATGCGCCGCGATGTCGCCGCCGCCGACGTCACCGCGGCCGATCTGGACGCGGCGCGTTCGGTGGTGCGGCCCTCGCTCGACCCCGATCAGGTCGAATCGTTGCGCCGCTACGCCGAGGCGCGGGCCGACTCCCGCTGACCACACCGGCCACACCCGTCCCGTCGCACCGCCCGCATCCGACCGGATTCCCGGCGCTCCTCACAGCAACCGGAAGATTTGCGGATGCATAGCCCGTTCGGCCGAATATGGCGGAGCACATAGGCACCTGGACACAAGTCCTACTATCCGCCCACGTAGGATGGGACCGCAGCACCCCGCCGCACCGACCCGACGGAGTGAAGTTTGCTCGGAATTCTGCTCGCCCATGCCCTGGCCGCTCTCTTGGCGCCGCTGTGCGTTCGGGCGATGGGTCGCAATGCGTTCTACCTGCTCGCCCTCGTTCCGCTCGGCTCCCTGAGCTGGGTCTTCGCCAACTGGAACGAAACCAAGCGGGTCCGGGTGAGCTGGGCGCCGAGTATCGAGATGAATCTCGACCTGCGCTTCGACTCGCTGGCCGCGGTCATGTGCGCGCTGGTGCTCGGGATCGGGGCGCTGATCCTGTTCTACTGCGGCCGCTACTTCGACGACGACGAACCCAAGCTCGGGATCTTCGCCGCGCAGATGGTCGGCTTCGCCGGCGCCATGTTCGGTCTGGTCACCAGCGACAATATGGTGTTGCTGTTCGTCTTCTGGGAGACCACGACGGTCCTGTCGTTCCTGCTGGTCGGCCACAACTCCGATCGTGCGCAGAGCCGTCGCGCCGCGATCCAGGCGCTGCTGGTGACGGCGGCGGGCGGACTGGCGATGCTGGTCGGCATCATCATCCTCGGCCAGAGCACCGGCAGCTATCTGCTGTCGGACCTGCTGGCCGCCGAACAGCCGCCCAGCGGGCTCGCGGTGAACGTCGCCGTGGTGCTGATCCTGGTCGGAGCGCTGAGCAAGTCGGCCATCGTCCCGCTGCACTTCTGGTTGCCCGGCGCCATGGCCGCGCCCACGCCGGTCAGCGCGTACCTGCATGCGGCGGCCATGGTGAAGGCCGGTGTGTACCTGGTGGCCCGGCTGGCGCCGGTGTTCGCGACCAACCCGGTCTGGCATCCGATCGTGCTGGTGCTCGGCGGCGCCTCGATGCTGCTGGCCGGGGCGCGGGCGTTGCAGGTCAGCGACCTCAAGCTGGTACTGGCCTTCGGCACCGTCAGCCAGCTCGGCTTCCTCATCCTGATGGTCGGGCTCGGCACGCCCGACGCGGCACTGGCGGGGCTTGCGCTGATCGTGGCGCACGCGCTGTTCAAGGCCTGTTTGTTCATGGTGGTCGGCATCGTCGACCACGGCGCGGGCACCCGTGATCTGCGCGCGCTGACCGGGCTCGGGCGACGCGCACCGGTGCTGTGTGCGGTGGCGGTACTGGCGGCGCTGAGCATGGCGGGCATCCCGTTGATGGTCGGCTTCGTGGCCAAGGAGAGTGCCCTCGACGCGACCCTGCACGCCGACATCCTCAACGATCCGGCCCGCATCCTGCTGACGGTCGTGGTGACGCTCGGCTCGATGCTGACGGTCGCCTACAGCGCGCGCTTCGTCTGGGGTGCGTTCGGCAACAAGCCCGGCGTCACGGAACCGGATTGGCATCGTCCCGGCGCACTGCTGCTCGGCGCGCCTGCCGTACTGGCAGCCGGCAGCCTGGTCGCGGGCTTGGCCGCCCCTGGCCTGGACGAGCTGATCAGCCCGTACGCGAGCTCGATCCCCGGAGCGCTCGGCTCGCATCTGCTGCTGTGGCACGGCTTCACCGACGTGCTCGCACTGACCGTCGTGATCGTCGCGGCCGGCCTGGTGATCTTCGCGTTCCGCGGCCGGATCGGCGAATCCCCGCGCCCGCTGCTGGGCAATGCCGACCGCGCCTACGACGCCACCCTGCGCGGCATGGACAAGCTGTCGCTGCGGATGACGGGCTCGGTGCAGCGCGGTTCGCTGCCGGTCAGCCAGGCCATCATCCTCGGCACCCTGATCATCCTGCCGTCGGTGGTGCTCGCGCTGGGCACCCGGACCGGCGTGCAGATGCGGCTGTGGGATTCGCCGTTGCAGCTGGCCATCGGCGCGATCATGGTGGCGATGGCGCTGGGGGCGACGGTATTGCGTAACCGCCTGGCCAGCGTGCTGGTCGTCGGCGTCACCGGGTACGGCTGCGGTGTCATCTTCGCGCTGCACGGCGCACCCGATCTGGCGCTCACCCAGTTCCTGGTGGAGACGCTGACGCTGGTGGTGTTCGTGCTGGTACTACGGGCCTTCCCGGCCGAGATCTCCGGTTCGCGCACCGCCGGATTCAATGTCCGGCGCGCGGTGCTCGCGGCCTGTGTGGGCGCCACCGTCACCGTCCTCGGCGCCTTCGCGGTCGCGGCCCGCAGCGCCGAGCCGATCTGGCACCGCATTCCCGGCGCGGCCTACGAATTCGGCGGCGGCAAGAACGCGGTGAATGTGCTGCTGGTCGATATCCGCGCCTGGGACACCCTCGGCGAGATCTCGGTCCTGGTCGTGGCGGCCACCGGTGTGGCCTCGCTGGTGTTCCGCAGCCGCCGGTTCGGCAGCGCGCCGCGGGCTGCGGACGCACCCAACTACCGGCCCGGACTGGTGAGCTGGCTGCCCGCGGGCCGGCTGGTCGACCGGCGGGAACGGTCGATGGTCATGCAGATCACCACCCGGTTGGTGTTCCCGACCATGATGGTGCTGTCGGTCTACTTCTTCTTCTCCGGCCACAACGCACCCGGCGGCGGTTTCGCCGGCGGGCTCACCGCGGGCCTCGCGCTGGTCCTGCGCTACCTGGCCGGCGGGCCGTACGAACTCGGTGAGGCGCTGCCAGTGGAGGCCGGGCATCTGCTGGGCGCCGGGCTGGCGCTGGCCGCGGGCACCGCCACCACCTCGCTGATCTTCGGCGCACCGCCGCTGTCGTCGGCGATTCTGGAGGTGACGCTGCCGCTGCTCGGCCACGTCAAGCTGGTGACCTCGCTGTTCTTCGACCTGGGTGTGTATCTGATCGTCGTCGGGCTGGTGCTCGACGTGCTGCGCAGCCTCGGTGCGCGGCTGGACCGCGAACTGGCCGAGACGCCGGAACCGGCCGAAGTCCGGGAGGCGGTCAAATGAGCGTGAACATGACCCTGATGATCGTCATCGGCGTGCTGGTGGCGTGTGGGGTGTATCTGATCCTCGAGCGGGCGGTGTCGAAGATGCTGCTCGGCATGATCCTGTTCGGCAATGCGGTGAATCTGCTGGTGCTCACCATGGCCGGCGGTGACGGCAAGCCGCCGATCAGCGGCGCCACCGACGACGCCCATCAGGAAATGGCCGACCCACTCGCCCAGGCCATGGTGCTCACCGCCATCGTCATCACCATGGGCCTGGCCGCGTTCGTACTCGCCCTCGCCTACCGGTCCTTCACCCTGACCACCACCGATGACGTCGAGAACGACCCGGAGGACGTCGGGATCGCGGCCACCCGCGAGCAGGAGGATCCCGAGGAATGAGTCTGTCCCCCGACCTGCTGCCGGTGCTGACACCGCTGCCGGTGCTGATCCCGATGCTCGCGGCCGCGACCACCCTCGTGTTCGGCCGTCGTCCGCGCACCCAGCGCATGGTGGCGCTGATCTCGCTGTCCGCGGCTGTCGTCGTCTGCGCGGCGCTGCTGTTCCTGGCCGACCGCGACGGCACCACCGCCATCCAGGTCGGCGCCTGGGAGACCCCGATCGGCATCACCCTGGTGGTGGACCGGCTGGCCGCCACCATGGAGCTGGTGTCGTCGATCGTGTTGCTCGCCGTCGCCGTCTACGGTGCCGGCCAGAACATCCGCGACGCCGATTCCCAGCAGCCCACCTCGATCTTCTGGCCGACCTATCTGGTGCTGAGCGCGGGCGTGTCGATGACGTTCCTCGCCGGCG
This genomic interval carries:
- a CDS encoding Na(+)/H(+) antiporter subunit C, with protein sequence MSVNMTLMIVIGVLVACGVYLILERAVSKMLLGMILFGNAVNLLVLTMAGGDGKPPISGATDDAHQEMADPLAQAMVLTAIVITMGLAAFVLALAYRSFTLTTTDDVENDPEDVGIAATREQEDPEE
- a CDS encoding AAA family ATPase, producing MADLALTARLNPSAADARRGVVRLHAEVLTALGLREWDGITLVGSRRTAAVAGLAPAGTPAGVALLDDVTLSNAGLRDSATVVVSPATVYGGKRISVSGSAHATGSIPAATLRQALLGKIVTVGDTVSLLPRDLGPDLPAAAASQALSRAFGIAWTTELLTVTATDPSPGPVSVQPNTAVDWGPGAIAPVGGNGRPASISAREDSSASMTTDPTGTVAAARSAPIPVEDLVGAHTQAAKLTEWLTLALDEPELLKTLGASPHLGVLITGPAGVGKATLARAVTAPRRLIELDGPAVGAAESGARLREVAQAVAEVSSGQGGILLITDIDALLPATADPVATLILDQLRAAIAEPCVAFLATTAHPAALDSRLRAPDLCDREIALTLPTAAVRRSLLEQLLRKVPTGDLKLDEIAAKTPGFVVSDLAALCREAALRAASRANREQTEPQLSQDDLAGALEVIRPLSRSGMEELAIGSLGLDDVGDMAETKQALTETVLWPLRHPDSFARLGIEPPRGVLLYGPPGCGKTYLVRALAGSGQLSVHAVKGAELMDKWVGSSERAVRELFQRARDSAPSLIFLDEVDALAPRRGQSSDSGVGDRVVAALLTELDGVEPLREVVVLGATNRPELIDPALLRPGRLERLVFVPPPDAEARLAILKTTGRSVPLADDVDLAALAEDLDGYSAADCAALLREAALAAMRRDVAAADVTAADLDAARSVVRPSLDPDQVESLRRYAEARADSR
- a CDS encoding Na+/H+ antiporter subunit A; translation: MLGILLAHALAALLAPLCVRAMGRNAFYLLALVPLGSLSWVFANWNETKRVRVSWAPSIEMNLDLRFDSLAAVMCALVLGIGALILFYCGRYFDDDEPKLGIFAAQMVGFAGAMFGLVTSDNMVLLFVFWETTTVLSFLLVGHNSDRAQSRRAAIQALLVTAAGGLAMLVGIIILGQSTGSYLLSDLLAAEQPPSGLAVNVAVVLILVGALSKSAIVPLHFWLPGAMAAPTPVSAYLHAAAMVKAGVYLVARLAPVFATNPVWHPIVLVLGGASMLLAGARALQVSDLKLVLAFGTVSQLGFLILMVGLGTPDAALAGLALIVAHALFKACLFMVVGIVDHGAGTRDLRALTGLGRRAPVLCAVAVLAALSMAGIPLMVGFVAKESALDATLHADILNDPARILLTVVVTLGSMLTVAYSARFVWGAFGNKPGVTEPDWHRPGALLLGAPAVLAAGSLVAGLAAPGLDELISPYASSIPGALGSHLLLWHGFTDVLALTVVIVAAGLVIFAFRGRIGESPRPLLGNADRAYDATLRGMDKLSLRMTGSVQRGSLPVSQAIILGTLIILPSVVLALGTRTGVQMRLWDSPLQLAIGAIMVAMALGATVLRNRLASVLVVGVTGYGCGVIFALHGAPDLALTQFLVETLTLVVFVLVLRAFPAEISGSRTAGFNVRRAVLAACVGATVTVLGAFAVAARSAEPIWHRIPGAAYEFGGGKNAVNVLLVDIRAWDTLGEISVLVVAATGVASLVFRSRRFGSAPRAADAPNYRPGLVSWLPAGRLVDRRERSMVMQITTRLVFPTMMVLSVYFFFSGHNAPGGGFAGGLTAGLALVLRYLAGGPYELGEALPVEAGHLLGAGLALAAGTATTSLIFGAPPLSSAILEVTLPLLGHVKLVTSLFFDLGVYLIVVGLVLDVLRSLGARLDRELAETPEPAEVREAVK